cgcgaaaatagcctgaaatatcgtgatattcttttggggccatatcgcccagccctaaaattCATACAGCAAGTTGTCGGTCAACTCACCACGTCATAACCATCATGCAAAAATATGTCTGAATGAACGTGGTTCTCCAGAGTCTATGAACAGTATTTCATCCATTGCAACGGTCTGCTATACatagcagtggcggttctacacaggggcctagaGGGGCCacagcccttggcccctgctgtggcccctgtgattaaacactggcccccacagtaaaactggtctagaaccgccactgatacATAGCAATGGTCTGCTCTTTAGAAATAACTGTAGAATGCCACGAATGACCAATCAGAAATGAGTATTCAATTACGCCATGTAAGAATTGGGAATAGTGCATTAGATAAATAATGGATGAATAGAAGGTATAGGAGAGAAAGCTACCAGGTCCGGTGAGAGGGTCTTCATGGCGTGGATCTCCTCCAGCAGTCTGGCAGCTCTCCTCTGATTCCTCTCAATCTCCATCTCTTtacccttcttcttcttcagggcACCAATCTGTCGCGTCAGCTTCCTGATGGTCAAAGCCCTCACCCTCTTCACCTCCTTCCTCATCCTCACCACCTCGTTGTTTAGGTTCAGTTCTTCATCCTGCTTCTTCTCTTTGGGTTTAACAGGCACTGGAATGTTTTTCTCAACTTTATCTGAAGCCTGTGgcacagcttcttcttctttttcatctccaacctcatcttcatcatcatctccagcttcctcttcttcctcatctCCAGTGTCATCTTCCACTTCTTCTACCTCATTTTTCTGGAtgtcttcttcctccttctcgTTTTCCTCGGCAGATGGCTCTATTTTCTGTACCTCGTCCATGGTAAATACTATCTGTTGAAACAAAAATCCATCTTAGATCAATAACCGACTGTAACTCACTTGTTCTCACAAccacaacattatttaacatGATCGTgaaaaagcattacataaaataaaaaacatgatatatagATCTAAGGCacgcagaaatgtgctgcccactgctcctgaGAATGGTGCGTTTACTGTTGAGTAAAAAAAGGACGGGTTAAATACAGAGTTTTAATTTCCCATATTACTCAGGAGTCTTATCAGAGTCTTAACCAGACTAAgttcattttaaagttttaatatttttgatttatcaGTTTTCATCACTTCAGACATGGGATgctcacaccaaatattgatttgatttagatttttcttctgttcactcactttgcatttcgttaattgatcaaagtaaactgtggacatttctatttttttaagcattcttattttatagcattttcaAGACCTACCTAAATCTTTtttcacagtactgtatatattaaaatgactcgatatataaataaatatgccctTGAATTTTGCCGAAAAtattaagtaaagtaaaacGCCGACATACATGTGAGATAAATTGATATGTGTGTAATAccagtatttatttgttttcgaATCAAATAggaaagtaaatacatttaagaatgagtacaaaagtaaataaataaagatgcaATTAACAGAAATATCAACGTAGGTCACATTTTAACAACTACCTAATGCCTACAttcatttttatacttatttttggCATATTTAATGGCatatggatttttatttttattttttttattaatttagacaaaaacacaacacaaatcaccaatgaacaaacagagaaaaacaagaacaaaacaaaaaacacaacaacaacaaaatcacaaaaccaacccaaataaataaataaaaccaatatggatttttttatcgagtcatttatttattagtttagcAGCTCCCATAACGTTACCTACTGCGTCAAAACTCACAAAATCCATTCGTATTCGTACACCACGGAATTCCTTATCAATATCGTATACGATTTTATGCTGTAATGTAGAAGCTGAATAAACTTGAGACATATATTTCTCTTTTGAAGAAGCAAAAATGTGGTTAAATGGCTGAAACAGACTGCCAAACAAACGTGGTTGAGCCAGCATGGATAACTTTTACCACGCAACTTCGTGTGTATATAAGCTTATTTTACACAGCAGTGGCGCTAAAATGAGCCACTGCGACGTATTAACTAAAACACAATAACAGTAATCGGTTATTATCACACTTACCGTTCAGAAGTGaatataaaacagttaaaactgAGAGAAAAGTCTCGACTTGTCGGGAGCAGCCATGTTTCCTACGTCTCCGGTGACGACATGACGTCGGACGTCAGCAAAGGGGGGACGCAGCGTGTCGTGAAAAGGGGAGGGCCTTCAGCggactgtttttatttatttctttgtttcatgtgcataaaacaacaacaatggtgGATAATTGAAGAAGTGTGAATATTAGGATGAGCGAATGACATTTCCAGTTACAGTTACCGGACCGATATCACAAGTGAATCAACAGGGGGAGGATGAAGCGGCGCAATGCGGACTGCAGCAAACTCCGACGGCCGATAAAACGGAACCGAATCACCGAGGGTATATATAGCAGGTACTAAAAAGGGGCTGGAGGGACGTTATTGTATAACAATGGCGCCTGTGTGCATATGTCAAGACAGGGCTGCGTGGCTATGCTACATTCATATTTTAGCACGCTGTGATCATAGCTATATAACCAGCTCAATGCACATGCACGCATATTGTCAAAATTATAGGCCTAACGTTACTTGTGTGGCATTTcgtacatgatttttttttttttttatctcaggcTTGGTAGTTACgctatatttaaattattgctAAATTCAAATGAAAGGTTTCCTTGATGGTCTGTGTGCTTTACGTGTGAATTGAAACACGCTCCGCttaatggaaatggaaaaatgtttgGCAAAAAAAGCGTGAACTTGTGAGAATAATCATGACAGCAGCAATGTCAGAGGCGCTCGTTTTGAAGTCTGGGGTGATGCCGACGGCGGGGCTCTCACCTGTGCTTTGTCTGGCAGAGGTCTTAATGGAAATAAAGCCAAGGAAGCAATAACCACCAAATGAATCATGTCCAACTGGAAGtgcatgtattatttaaatggaTTAATATGTAAATAGCATGCCTTTTCctgtagattgattgattgaagcaaGAAAGCAACCAGCTGTGTTTTAAACATGTCCAGACATGTTAATGTATGCACACTGGGGTCATTCTCGTGAAAAAACCTGGTTTCAAAAATTTCcaacatgaacattttaaataGGCATAAATAAggcaattttctttttaaacacaaaaaacaaggtTTTAGGTAATCGGGATTATTGATCTCAAAGCATTTATTGACACTATatcacatttttcttcacatttcCCCAAACAAGTCCTTGAAAAATCTCATTTCCACAACCATCCAAAACTCCAAAAACCttagaaaaacaaatatttttttgtgtttttgcaaatgaattATTAactctaaaaaatatattttttacaaatatgtatttatttaattttactgaTTTCTCTCATTACCGCAACACCACCTAcaatctacaaacatttttttgccatatttcaTGATAACTCAACATATTTTAAACGTTTTCTGCAAAACTGAAATAAGAAAACTTACATTTGCTTCAcattaattaaaacaacaatgtTAATGGTTAATTTATTGATTACCCTCTAAATTAGCACCTGTTTCGGTAATGATATACATGTTTCCATAATGACAGTTATTGATTGGCTCTCTATCTCCACCACTCTTATCTGTTACATTTTCTTTGATTATAGAAACAATTAGAAGACATGTTGGGGATATCTAGATTTGTATTCATGCTCACTGTTGCACTGTTGAATTATCTGCCTTCAGATCTGGTTTAAACTTGAGATAACACTTCATTCACACTGGAAGTGCCATTCTTATAAACACTAGACTGTTGTATATACCTGATGCTCATCACAGCACCATCTAAAACCactgtttctgtcttgtttcTTAACATTTTTCTCAATCTTTATTCCTGTATCTTCTCCCACAGTACGTTTCTGTACCTGAAGTTCCTGGTCGTGTGGGTGTTAGTTCTGCTGGCCGACTTTGTGCTGGAGTTCAGGTTTGAGTACCTGTGGCCCTTCTGGCTGTTCATTCGAAGTGTCTACGACTCCTTCAGATATCAGGGACTGGTAAGAGCTTATTTCCATACCCCCCCTTTCCTCCTGACAGTAACGTgcattaggggtgtgccatatcgtatcgccacataatttacaagaagactgtcaaaataagatgccttaaataaaacatacaagaacctttattctcattACAAAATTTCGGATAAgcagaagaaaatggatggatggatggacaaaatgtcattaaaatatgcccccggaaccccgtaatggttatttttattataaatataaaattatattattattaagagtcaagagtatttttttttatttggcaactgttgagatttgcacttcaaactacattttagatttttatttattgatacagacttaaaaaaaatcatattttctatatatttttaagtatttcctaatatcgtccagaatatcgttattgcaaaaatagcctgcaatatcgtgatattcttttagaggcatatcgcccacccctaactTGCATGTTATGTTACCTAAGCTTGAGATGATCTGGAGCGCATGAAAATTGATAAACAACATATTTGAAATGCATATTATGTAGGGCTGTGTAATGGCAAGAAACTGACGATACAATACATATGATTCAGGGGTTAGCAAACTGTCATGCGTTAAATTCAGAATTGAGAGTGTATATTTAGAAATACTAATGTTTATtagtttgaacatgaaatatactgtctttgtacagtttctaTCTGAATATATTGCAGGCTATtgggaaattatttatttagatttccgaaaatgtcccaacttttttgaatctgTGTTGTACTATAAAGCAATAGTTCtctatttaacatgcatgttgtccgcgacccccgctcactgaacagaatctcacacgcacaagttcagatcacccaaaaaagaaacaaaatgaccaaaaaaaggaaacaaaatgaccaaaaaagccacaaattgaccacaaaatgatcaaaaaaagacacaaaatgaccaattaacacacaaaatgacaaaaaacacacaaaatgaccaaaaaaaagacattaagtaaCTAAAAAGACtaacacacatgaacactttaacacagtggagacagagctgacttccaaaatgatttggcgacccccagaaatcatctcgcgaccccaattggggtcccgaccccaagtttgagaatagctgctataaAGTACACACTTAGTGTTCCTTCCTACTTACACAGTACTTTCTATATGCACTGCAGTCAGAACAATGGTATCCAACAAACTTAATGGCACTACTTTTTATGCAGTCGGTCAAATCATTTAGAGAATCGATACATTATGACTTAACATAATATTGCAATACTAAGGTCTATTGATTTTCTTTCAGCCCTAATATAATGGAAATAACCTATGTACTGTTTGTAGACGGTAGTGGTGGAGGGGGAACAGGCAAGACAAGCTTTTTAACAAGTGTAATGGGGTCCTGCATGTGCTAACATGCCTCTTTACatgttttccacacagaaacTACAATACTTCCACACAGCTGTTGCTTCATCTTTCCTTTTTCTCCTAGGCGTTCTCTGTTTTCTTCGTATGTGTGGCGTTTACATCAGACATCATCTGCCTCCTCTTCATCCCCGTCCAATGGCTGTTTTTCGCTGCCAGCACCTACGTTTGGGTCCAGTATGTCTGGCACACAGGTTAGTCCACAAGTTTTCTGTGGACTCTTTATATCTCTGCCAGCCAAACAGCCACTTTCACCTTAAAGACTCACAAGAAATTCAGAGCTGCCAAGTATCTTCAGTGCTAGACTCAGGAGGTctgagttttcttttttctctccttctcgtCTCTTGATTTCACACAGAAAGAGGAGTCTGTCTACCCACTGTATCGCTGTGGATCCTGTTTGTGTACATCGAAGCTGCCATACGGTTCAAAGATCTGAAGAACTTTCACGTAGACCTGTGTCGACCCTTTGCTGCTCACTGGTAAACATCATAGGacagtgttttgtttaaatgccCTCAaacttacagtacaggccaaaagtttggacacacaccttctcattcaatgtgtttttctttattttcatgactatttacattgcagattctcactgaaggcatcaaaactatgaatgaacacatatggaattatgtacaaaaaaagtgtgaaataactgaaaacatgtcttatattctagtaagcaaagggtggctactttgaggaatctaaaatacaagacatgttttcagttatttcacacttttttgtacataattccatatgtgttcattaatagttttgatgaatttacaatgtaaatagtcatgaaaataaaggaaacgcattgaatgagaaggtgtgtccaaacttttggcctgtactgtatcttGTCATGACTAcgataaaaagaaaagagaatcCATGATAAAATAGCAGCTGCTGCAATATTTATtgtctaaaaaatataaagatacCTTTATATAAAAGTCGACTTTCATGTCTCCACCTCCCAGTATCGGCTACCCGGTGGTGACTCTGGGCTTCGGCTTTAAGAGCTACGTCAGCTACAAGATGCGACTGAGGAAACAGAAGGAGGTGCAGAAGGAGAATGAGTTCTACATGCAGCTTCTCCTGCAGGCTTTACCGCCAGAGCAACAGATGCTGCAGAGGCAGGAGAGGGAGGCAGAGGagggtgagacacacacacacgaaacaCAAAAGTTCTTACAGTAAAGCCTGTGGAAATGCTCCATTCAAACTGTGCTGTCAGTAGAACACTGATGGACAGGGAACAAGAAAGACAGGTTCGCTATCTACTAtcacagcggttcccaaacttttttagccgcgcaccccattctatgtcccaaccgggttgacgcacccccaatcccccacaccttcaagaaaacccaaaatgcaataagcttttttatagccatattgaaggcggcatgtttaatcatgctcaaatgaccagaacacacatataataaaataatcaccataaCAACAATGCAcgctcgcatttgaattaatctgaaacacagtttcaatataatgcaacaaagttatgcgcaaacTTCCACTTTTAATatcaaagaggatgatgacaggctcaggatcagaggcaggaagcacataagttgggaaaatgttataatatttttagccgtgttgaacaaaaattgcagcaagtttatcCTTCATCATAACAcgggttggaaaaatggaagaagataacttctatacttcattttaagatgaagtgcattatGAATagtctgcatttattaattaattaatattacagtttttgattttacattttacaaaggaaatgtttactTATGCGTCTTTAttgtttggggggaaaaaaatgtaattgtgtaattatcagaccgccattacatttttcatctcgtgcaccccctagcagcagcccgtgcacccccaggggtccacgcaccacactttgggaatccctgtacTATCACATAATCCTGTGGTTGGTCTGCTTTGCTTTCAAACACACATGGAACGATCCCTAGATTAGCCTGTTCAGGAGGTCTCAGACTGGATGTTTTGTCCGCACTAACCAAAACAACCTCGATAAAATGTTAAGAGTTCATTTGATTCTACCAGATGGATTAGGTGGGAAAGCACCCCAACGgttttgaatgtgtgtttggTGGTTAATAtgcagaggtgggcagagtagccaaaaaatgtagtcaagtaaaagtactgttacTTAAGATTATAATTACTCAAGTAAGAGTAAAAAAGTATGCAGTGAAAAGACTACTCAAGTACTCAAGAGTACAAGTACTGCGTTTTCTCcggatttatttttgaaagcaacaCAAACGGTATAAAATAGTagcaaacaacatataaaacagcaatcttcaaactaaagatacaatatattgccataAGTTGCAACGGGTGGACCGACATCATATTAAACCCTATGGATTAAGAATGGGATGTCACTTTAGTTCATATGTGAGTCAAGGTAGGTGACGGGCCGTTAAAAAGTGCGAGTTCACTGTTGCTATGGCTACGACCAACATGACAACACTTGTCATCTGACCCAAGTAGCTGCATTTGATTGGCAAGatcattttctaatgttttttactGGTTGAAAGCTGAAGACGTAGAAATAGATCTcgcatgtaataaaaaaaaaaagatgaaaaaaaaaaaaaaagtaactaccaTCACATAGCCAAATAGAACGGCGTAAAAGTACCGTTCCTTCTTCAAatatatactcaagtaaaagtaaaagtatggtccaaaaaaactactcctaaaattacaatttatccAAAAAGTTACTCAAGTATTTGTAACGGAGTAAATGTAGCGCGTCACTACCCACCTCTGGTAATATGTAACTTTGCATTGAAATGTCTCAAAACAATTGGCATATGTTatgtattttgttgagttgtgtgcTTACATCATCCCAGAGAAATCTAATTTtaatcaaacacacactcaatggTGTCATACACTCTTTTGTCATGCGTCAGCATTGTCTCCCAAAAGTTCTTCTTACTTGCTATCCAGTTTCAAGCCACGTTTTTAAGAGACACACTATAGAACTTGGTGGTTTTCAACTTAAGTcaacagtgtagcagcagcattacacacagagacaataacaacacaattaaataaaaagaacaacctaggcatacttcaagcaataaaatataaagatacagtaaaatacaataaaatgtaatgtataaatacaaataaagtgtctaaagaaggagtatgtattaaggagtagaattccagtgcagaataaatatgaatatgcagtataaaaatgttggtgctatgaaacaaataaggtgcaatgaacagtgtgcataaaaaaaaaacacataaagtgcataacgacggtatgtaatgaaccagactatttgttattgtacagtgtgatggcatgtggcaggaaagattttttgtaatCAAGGACACACTCTGTTTCAATGGTGTCATACACTCTTTTCTCATGCGTCAGCATTGTCTCCCAAAAGTTCTTCTTACTTGCTATCCAGTTTCAAGCCACGTTTGTAAGAGACACACTATAGAACATGGTGGTTTTCAACTTAAGTCATCAGACGTCTGGATCTTAAAATTCTTttccactcaaaaatgtgtttttcttaagCTTTTGTGCCCCTAATGGTTCGGGTTAGTCTTTCTGACTTTGATTATACTGACTTGAATCTGTGCAAAATTTGTCACTAAAgagatgttttttaattgtgtccACTATGTTTAATGTGTCCTCCAACGCTGTCTACATTTGCTCTCCTGCAGCTGCTTTAGCTAAAGGGATCTCCGAGGTAGAACCCACAGTCATATCCCAAAACGGAGCACCTGCTGGAAAGAAAAGCACCTCAGTGCCACTACCAGAACTGGAGTACCGGGAAAAAGGGAAGGACAGTACTGCAAAAGAGCGCGAGGGCAAAAAACAGAACACAATTGGAATCAATAACAACAGTATTATACACGCACTGGACTCCAAACTACAGGAGACAGAGTACATAGAGAACTACGTCGGGGCAAAGAGACTGAATAACGACCTGGCAGGAGAGAACACACACGCCGATACCAACACACACTCTGCTTCTAAAGAGGAAATGGGGGGAAcggggaagaactacaaaaacgCCAGCGGAGGTGGAGGTAACATTTCCAACTCGTCTCCACGGAATCACAGTTCTTCAAACGGCAGCGTGCCGGCAGGTTCCTCGACCAATAAGAATGAGAAGAAGCAGAAGGGGGCGGGGAAAGGCCAGAAGGATCCAGTGGAGAACTGCATCCCCAACAACCAGCTGGGCAAACCGGACGCTCTCGTACGGTAAGACACACACAGTTtcactttataataataataataataataatcagtggcggttctagaccaattttactgtgggggccaatgaggggccagtgtttaatcagaggggcacattagcacatgaaagaatggcaaagatgatatttaagcattcaaaatctttgaatgtcttgaaaaagacacaaatgtccaaaaaagacacaaaaggacttacaaagacatgtaaagaaaatggaccaaatagccccataagactccatagagttaaactattatacaatgtacacattctgggtttcttttgtgtacaatgataTAATAGAAacattgtttgaacaaaaaaaaggttagaattgtttcattgttcattgttataaattgatcattttattattaatttgacacaggggccacagcaggggccaaaggcttctttacaggggcagtggcccctgtaggcccctgtgtagaaccgccactgataataataataatacattttatttgtaaagcacttttcatacagaaatctcaaagtgctacagaacagaaacaagaaagagaaaaactcattaaaatcagcagtagataaaaaaaaaagacacgggtaataaagtacattatgcagagacaaaataaaaacatctagggacaacctaaaaatgcctccctgaacaaaaaagttttaagcccttttttaCACTTGATTGAAGGATGCGAGCCGATTTTGATGATCTCGTGGCCCCCTTTTCTTTTGTGAAAGGCTGGAGCAGGATGTGAAGCGACTGAAGGCAGATCTTCAGGCCAACAGGCAGTTGGAGTCAGAGCTGCGGAGTCAGCTTTCCTCTCTGAGCAGCCAGGACCGCAGCCTACGCTCTGAACTTGGCCAGCTCCGCCAGGACAACGAGCTGCTACAGAACAAGTGGGTACATGTGAAATATACTCACAGAGTATGCTGTAGTATCCTAAACTCTCAACACAATCTTACTTTAAGTTGTTATGCAATAACTATCAGTTGTTGACAGTATGTTgaggtttatttgtttatttattaaggatccccattagctggtaccttagtaaccagctagtcttcctggggtccacaggaacagcacagaatatacagaaaaacatattctcaatatatcaaacatttacaggtaaGGTCAATCACTATAAACTTAAAAAgggtaagaaaaggaaagaaaaggtaagaacatttaaaaatgtacagcttgtataaaataacatttcagtttctttttaaatacctgtTTACTTTCAGTGCAACAGAGGTAGTGAGGCAGATTATTCCACAGAGTAATTGCTCTATAGATAAAAGCTGTGGTGGGTAGTTAAGGACGGTGAGGTGGACAAacagtgaaaaaagaaaaaaaaggtttgagaAAGCAGCTTTCCGAGTACCTTTGCagagtcatattggtgcaaaatcagcTCACAATTCACATAGAAAAGGTCCATTTTCATTCTAGATTCCAATCTCCTGCTATGTTTTGAAGGGCGACTATGCTCAATGTCCAGGCCTGATTCAATGGACATTTCTGAATTATCCACGTTCTACTATAACACAAGTTGCATTGTGTCAAATGCTTTAGCTTAACTTAACTTTAGGCTAAAACTGATTTTGAATATGACTTAGTGACAAAATGCACTGCACGGGTAAGTTAACATTAAATAAGTTAGAGTTTCAGTATCGCACATTTTTCTCCATCGTAACTGCTGATGTCTCAAGTCTGCatccacttttgtcctcttaCACGTttcgtttttgttttgttttttcaaacttctctttattgggttttttttctttcgttcacatacaaaaataaagaatgcacatgttcatttatgcttaaaatcaacaccaagaacagaatgatagtagaaaaataaaagcaataaaaaaacaacaacaaaaaaaaaccaaggtggagtcaaataaaatatttaaaaaaaataaggtttacaaataaaacagatttaaatattaataatacaactaGGAGGACGTCAAGTTttccaaaatttacatttgttaatttttcatggggttatatttagtataataatccataaatggctgccatattgtgtaaaaggtatctatcttacctctcagggtaaattttattttttctaactgcaaatgtttcattatatcattcattaaagtttgatagactggaggatttttttgtttccagttcagcagaattGTTCTTCTCACTAACAGTGTCACATTCTTTTAGTTGTTTGACAAAGAGAGCTCCAGtttcgttttttttgtttcttttcagattttaaaaacgTAGCTCTGGTTCTTTATCCCGTTGTTAATGCATTTCACCACAATGCAGCTTCAAGGCTTTTTCTGTGGTTTGCTAATAGACTGATGTGTCAAGGAGGCTCCTTCATTCAAAGTCAGTGGAGAGAGATGGATTGTTTTCCCCTCtggtgcaaggttataatagttaacgaaaactaacgaaataatgaaaactagaattgaaaaaacattgaaatactgaaataaactgaaataaaaataaaaacgggagttttttaaaaaacgataactaactgaaactgtattttgtggttacaaaactaactaaaactaactcaaattatagtgaaaatgtccttagtt
This genomic interval from Centropristis striata isolate RG_2023a ecotype Rhode Island chromosome 14, C.striata_1.0, whole genome shotgun sequence contains the following:
- the maco1a gene encoding macoilin-1, with product MKRRNADCSKLRRPIKRNRITEGIYSSTFLYLKFLVVWVLVLLADFVLEFRFEYLWPFWLFIRSVYDSFRYQGLAFSVFFVCVAFTSDIICLLFIPVQWLFFAASTYVWVQYVWHTERGVCLPTVSLWILFVYIEAAIRFKDLKNFHVDLCRPFAAHCIGYPVVTLGFGFKSYVSYKMRLRKQKEVQKENEFYMQLLLQALPPEQQMLQRQEREAEEAALAKGISEVEPTVISQNGAPAGKKSTSVPLPELEYREKGKDSTAKEREGKKQNTIGINNNSIIHALDSKLQETEYIENYVGAKRLNNDLAGENTHADTNTHSASKEEMGGTGKNYKNASGGGGNISNSSPRNHSSSNGSVPAGSSTNKNEKKQKGAGKGQKDPVENCIPNNQLGKPDALVRLEQDVKRLKADLQANRQLESELRSQLSSLSSQDRSLRSELGQLRQDNELLQNKLHSAVQAKQKDKQTISQLEKRLKAEQEARALAEKQLAEERKRKKMEEATAARAVALAAATRVESTDSLRGRIRELETECKKLSMDMKLKEEQIRDLEGKCQELRKYKENEKDTEVLMSALSAMQEKTQHLENSLSAETRIKLDLFSALGDAKRQLEIAQGQIHQREQEIAELKQKIAEVMAVMPSLSYSSDGSNLSPVTPHYSSKFMDNSPSSLDPNASVYQPLKK